The window CTCCATGTCAACCTGCACCCCCCGTCTAATTCAGGATCAGTCGATCAAAATACTGACAGGTGCACAAGGTGCACTTGCTTTACAGGAGTTCGAACCAGGCATCACCCTGTTGGACACCGATGAATTAAAAAAGATGATCGAAACGGATGCTGACATGCTGGTTGTCAACACCCTGGCACCGATCCTCTTTCGTGACCAGGCCATTTCCGGTTCGGTCAACATACCCTACGAAAACCTGAAAAGGGGCAGGATCAGTTTCCCTGATGACAAAAACAAACAGATGGTCTTCTACTGCCTCGGCTTTCAGTGAACCATGGCTCCAGAGACTGCCAGGCTGGCGGTCGCACAGGGTTATACCAGCGTTTACCTATATGCGCAGGGCCTGAAGGGTTGGACCGAGAAGGGGCTCCCGGTAGAGTCGGCTAAAAAGATCCCCGCCATCTCCGTTGACAGAATACCTCCCGCCAGGGTGAAGGCCATGATGAATGAGGACGATTCTATCCTTCCCCTGGACATCAGGGAAAACCTGGCACCAGGATCGCGCCATTTTTCAAAAACAAGGGCTACGATGTTGTCGGGGTCATGGAGGGGGGCATCACCGCCTGGAAGGATGTGGGTCTTCCCGTCAAGTAGCACATTGGAAGGACTGAAACCAGGGCATTTAATAACCTGACGCATAGATACAGCGATGGGGTGGCATGGCGGAAAACCTGTCACCCCATCTTCACGCCTGCCCACTACCCTGACACTCTGGCAGCTTGTCGGCAACTTTCCTCTTTACAATCTTTTTACCTATGTGACCTCGCTTGTTTATAACCACCCCTTACCATAGTGCGATGAAGATCCGGTCCGGCCTGTTGTATCATTGTGTGATAAGCGCGCACGACCAGAAAAAGAAAGGCACTTGAACAAAAGGCTCCTCGTCATTGAGGATGACCTGGACATGGCCGGTATTATCGAGGACCAGCTGAAGGATGCCGGCTATACCGTCACCGTCACCCACAACGGTGCCTCAGGGCTTGAACTGGCCGCGAAGCAGGACCACGACTTCATTGTGCTGGACATCATGCTGCCGGAGACAGACGGGCTGGAGATATGCCGCCAGGTCCGCTCCATGCCAGGCTATACCCACATCCTCATGCTCACCGCCCTCTCCTCGGAGATCGACAAAGTTGTTGGCCTGGAGATGGGGGCCGACGACTACATGACCAAGCCTTTCAGCCTCCGGGAGTTGATGGCCAGGATCAAAACGATCCTGCGCCGGGACGCTACTCTCAGAGCAAAGAGAACCGAAGAGCAGCAGGAGACGATCCGGATAGATGCTCTGGTTATTGATGTTGGCAAACGGCGCGTTACCCGCTCGGACACCCCCATTGAACTGACGGGAAAGGAGTTTGACCTGCTGCTTCACTTTGCCCGGAAACCAGGCAGGGTCTACTCCAGCTTTTGACCCTTTTCCCGGCCGCTGCAGGGTTCAACATAGTGTGGACACTCTACACGGTCAGATATCAACTCCTTAGTGCTGATCAGAGACTCAACAGCGGACTGGCTGACTATCTCGTTAAACACGAATTTGACGAAGGAGAACTGGCGAACGCAGGAGCAAAACTCGAACACAGCTTCGAGATGCTCATGGACATCAATCCTAACATCGAACTCTACCTTCTCGACCCTGAGGGGACGATCCTGGCTTATTCGGCCCCCAAAGGCCATGTCGTGAGAGAACAGGTATCGGTCAACCCTATCGTGGAGTACCTGTCTCCGGCACCAAGCCTACCCATTCTCGGTGACGACCCTCGCCACATGTGGCGCCAGAAACCTTTTTCCGCTGCCGTCGTCTCAATGGAAGGCCTCAAAAATGGGTACCTTTACATCATTCTTGGTGGTGAGGAACACGACTCCCTTTTCGACCTTTTTACCGGCAACTCCATCTTCCGCATCAGCCTCCTGGTTTCCCTTTCAGCCCTCCTGTTTCTCTTTGCCACCGTATTCCTGCTCTTCAGGATAGCGACCGTTCGTCACAGACGGCTTGTTCTTGCCATGAAAGCGTTTCGCCAAAGTGACTTTTCCGTACCCGTCCAGGTGGTCCCCGGAACCCGGAAAATGGGGGGGGGACGAGATCGATCTGCTGGAAACGGTGTTTACCGAAATGTCCGAAAGGATCGGGGAGCAGATAGGGGAACTCAAGAACAAGGACAATCT of the bacterium genome contains:
- a CDS encoding response regulator transcription factor: MNKRLLVIEDDLDMAGIIEDQLKDAGYTVTVTHNGASGLELAAKQDHDFIVLDIMLPETDGLEICRQVRSMPGYTHILMLTALSSEIDKVVGLEMGADDYMTKPFSLRELMARIKTILRRDATLRAKRTEEQQETIRIDALVIDVGKRRVTRSDTPIELTGKEFDLLLHFARKPGRVYSSF
- a CDS encoding rhodanese-like domain-containing protein, whose product is MSTCTPRLIQDQSIKILTGAQGALALQEFEPGITLLDTDELKKMIETDADMLVVNTLAPILFRDQAISGSVNIPYENLKRGRISFPDDKNKQMVFYCLGFQ